One window from the genome of Garra rufa chromosome 1, GarRuf1.0, whole genome shotgun sequence encodes:
- the LOC141331500 gene encoding interferon-induced very large GTPase 1-like yields the protein MMRPRQTGNNSVVIFGEIICQKLKEPIEQSVYKKTARDLTDEIRTNCESLNGNRSNLEKHILKTLAEEEDFDKYMNYIHNPRDHFKSFIRVEVSRYITDKFSVSVLPKMKENIKLLQQKIMKAAHESTEHVQVNSGDVGLWLKSFTQQLSDELIFSEKDLSGVKHDDVEVKLLEDVIKKELTAIISEISSRYNTETFPVKLDSKFRPDELLIDHFCQCCWVQCPFCKATCTNTIENHDGDHSVPFHHINGIDGCFYRGTTNLSISICTSAVASDRSFYPKSSDKSVLWKEYRRAGGVYADWSITPDLSELPYWKWFVCRFQKDLEKYYNKTFEGTGKIPNEWRKYPKQDAVESLDKYI from the exons ATGATGAGACCTCGGCAAACAG GCAACAACTCTGTTGTTATTTTTGGTGAGATCATCTGTCAGAAACTTAAAGAGCCCATTGAGCAGAGTGTCTACAAGAAGACAGCCAGAGATCTGACAGATGAAATAAGAACAAACTGTGAATCACTGAATGGAAACAGATCAAATCTGGAGAAACACATCCTGAAGACACTGGCAGAAGAGGAAGATTTTGACAAATACATGAACTACATTCATAATCCCAGAGATCACTTCAAGAGTTTCATCAGAGTTGAAGTCAGTCGGTACATCACTGATAAGTTCAGTGTCAGTGTTTTACCCAAGATGAAGGAGAACATTAAACTCCTGCAGCAGAAGATCATGAAAGCAGCTCATGAATCTACTGAACATGTTCAAGTCAACAGTGGAGATGTTGGTTTGTGGTTAAAGAGTTTCACACAGCAGCTCTCAGATGAGCTGATCTTCTCTGAAAAAGACCTCAGTGGAGTCAAACATGATGATGTTGAAGTGAAACTCCTAGAAGATGTGATAAAGAAAGAACTTACTGCTATAATTTCTGAGATCAGCAGCAGATACAACACAGAGACATTTCCAGTAAAGCTGGACTCTAAATTCAGACCAGATGAGCTTCTGATTGATCACTTCTGTCAGTGCTGTTGGGTTCAGTGTCCATTCTGTAAAGCCACCTGCACCAACACCATAGAGAACCATGATGGAGATCACAGTGTTCCTTTCCACCATATTAATGGTATCGATGGGTGTTTTTATAGAGGAACTACAAACTTATCTATTAGTATCTGCACATCAGCTGTAGCAAGTGATCGATCTTTTTATCCCAAATCATCAGATAAGTCAGTCCTCTGGAAAGAATATAGAAGAGCAGGAGGAGTTTATGCAGACTGGAGCATCACCCCTGATCTCTCTGAACTGCCCTACTGGAAGTGGTTTGTGTGCAGATTCCAGAAAGATCTAGAAAAATACTACAACAAAACATTTGAGGGGACTGGTAAGATCCCAAATGAATGGAGAAAATACCCAAAACAGGATGCTGT